The genomic stretch CCGGCGTTGATGGACTTGGTGACGGCGACCATGGCCTCGACCGAAGGCGAGGAGAAGACGTTGCCGATGGAGACGCCGTCAAGGAGTCCGGGGCCGACGTAGCCGAGGAAGACGGGAATGTGGCCGGAGCCGCCGCCGGTGGCGATGGCGACCTTGCCTGGAATCGGGGCATCGGCACGGACAAGCCCACGGTGAGTGTCGGCGGCCCGCTTGAGATGATGGGGATGAGCCAACAGGACGCCCTCGAGGACTTCGTCGGCGAAGGCTTCCGGATCGTTGATGAGCTTCTTCATCACGCATACCTCCCGGTGTCTGAGAGCAGTGGCAAGGCTGTTCCACTCGACAGGGAGCGAGTCCTGCAGCACAAAGGCACGGCACCTCACCCCCTGCCTGCGGCGTCCCCTCTTCCACGCAAAGGGTAGAGGCGACGGCCCCTCACTCCCCGGCCCTCTCTCAAGGGGACAGGAGGACAGGCAAGGAGACCGGGCCAGTGGGTGAGCGCCAGGGCCGCAGGGACGTTGCAATCTGCCGGTGCTTGGGCTATCCTGTTTGTGTAGACCCCATCTCGATTGCCCTGTGGAGACCACCTTGGATCCTGTCGTCATTATCGGCGCCGGCCCTGCCGGCGTCGCCGCTGCTTATGAGCTTTCGCGCAAAGGTGCCGAGGTCGTGATCGTCGAGGCGGACGAGGCCATCGGCGGCCTCTCCCGGACCCTGTCCTACAAGGGTGCGCTCTTCGACGTCGGCCCGCACCGGTTCTTCACGAAGAACAAGGAGATCCTTGGACTGTGGTCGGAGGCGCTGGGCCCCGACTTCGTGGATGTCGACCGGCTCACGCGGATCTTCTACCGCAACCAGTTCTTCAACTACCCCATCGCACTGGGCGACACGCTGAAGAAGGTCGGGCCAGGTCAGGCGGCCTCCTTCGGGTTCAGCTACCTGGGCCAGCGAGTGGCGAACGTGTTCTCGCACGGTGAGCCCGAGAGCTTTGAGGACTGGGTCGTCGGCCAGTTCGGGCGGAGCCTGTTCAACGCCTTCTTCAAGACCTACACGGAGAAGGTGTGGGGCATCCCGTGCTCGCAGATCGGTGCGGAATGGGCCGGTCAGCGGATCAAGGGGCTGTCGCTGTCGGAGGTCGTGCGCAATGCGATCTTCAAGCCCAAGGAGAAGGCCAAGACGCTCGTAGAGCAGTTCAAGTTCCCGCGGCTCGGCGCGGGGATGATGTATGAACGCATCGCGCAGATGGCTACTGAGTGCGGAGCGAAGGTGCTGCTCGGAACGAAGGCGACGGGGATCCGGCACGAGAAGGGTCGGGCAGTGGCTGTGCAGGTGCAGCGGAATGGGCAGACCGAGGACATCGCCTGCTCCTATGTTCTGACCAGCAACCCGCTGACCGAGGTGGCGCTGAATCTGCAGCCCGCCGCTCCGGCGGAGATTCTCGAGGCCGCCCGGGCGCTGCGCTACCGGTGTCACCTGTCTGTGAACCTGCTGGTCGAGGGCGACCTGTTCCCGGACAACTGGATCTACGTGCATGCGCGGGAAGTCGTGCTGTGCCGCGTCGCGAGCTATGCGAACTTCAGCGACGAGATGCGGACCAAGGAGGGGCTGCACCCGATCACGGTGGAGTACTTCCAGTTCCCCGAGGACGAGCTGTACAGCAATCCCAGCACGGAGGCACTGGTGGAGTTTGCCAAGCGCGAACTCAAGCAGATGGGGATCGTGCAGCCGGAGCAGGTGCGGGATGGCTTCGTGGTGCGCAGCCGCTACGCGTACCCGGTGCTGGAGATCGGCTATGTGCCGCGGCTGGAGCAGGTGAAGAGCTACCTGGGCACGCTGACGAACCTGCAGCCCATCGGCCGCGCGGGGATGTTCAAGTACAACAACCAGGACCATAGCATCGCGACGGGGCTCTTTGGTGCGCGGAAGGTGCTGGGGCAAGACCTCGATGTGTGGGCAGTGAACATCGACGCGGAATACCACGAGTCCGGGGAAGCACAGTAGCGGCTCGGTAAGGATCCGAGGAAAGAACGAAGCCGTCCCCGCAGTGAGGTGGGGACGGCTTTTTCGTGTGTGGGGAGAGGTGCGAGCACGCACTATCCCGACGGGTAGGGCCGGCCCTCCCGGACGTCGGTGGTCATGCCGTCGAGGAGAAGGACTGGCTCGACCCGTGTCCCGCCCGCTTCCACATACGCACTGGTGTGCGGCGCACCCTCGACCTTCGGCGGGAGACGAAGGGCCTCGTTACGCACGCCGGCCTTGGCGTGGAGAAGAAGTGTCTGCTTGCTCTGGTCCTGCTGAATGCGGATATCGGTCCCGGCGAGCTCCGAGTTCATGGCATAGCCGTAGTCGAACATCGGCAGGCAGGGGCAGCGGAACAGCTCGGGCTTGAGCTGCTCAGGCGGGACGTAAGGGCTGATGTCGTCGCACCAGGAGGCGGCCGGAGGCAGCATGCCGTCATGGTCTCTGGCGTAAGCACGGAAGGCTTTGCCGAGTGTGCGGAGGTTCGAGCGGCACTGTTGCTGCTGCTTGTCGTCCTCCAGATACTGCTCCAGGGTCGTGCCGGGCGGCAGGGCGATCACCTCACCGGTGCCCAAGGCGACGTAGGGCGGGGCCTCGGGAGTGCCTGTCGTGGGCAACTCTTCCGCTGGATCGCCGGCGGCGTTCCGCACCGGGTCATTGGTCTCGTAGACGAGGATCAGGCGAGACTGCTCCTCCCCGGTCTTCGGCAAGGTCGTACCGGCGAGCTTCACGTTAAGGGCATAGCCGTACTGGTCCTTGGCCAGGCCTGGCCGGTGCAGGAAGCTCCCGTCGAGGCAGTAGCGCTCAAGGTCGTCCATCCAGGTCGCGGCAGCGGGGACCTTGTTGCCGTGCTCGGCGATGTACTCGCGGAGGTTGTTGGTCAGAGCCCCCAGACGCTCCTGGCTTACCCAACGGTCGGCCTGCGGTTGGCCCCCGCCGCGCTGCTGCACTTCCTGCATGATCTGGTCGAAGAGGAAGGAGCTCTTCTGACCGGTAGTCTTGAGGATGCTGGCACGCAGGTCGACGGCCCACTTACCATCAGGCGTCTTCGTGACGACGAAGGTGCGCTGCCTGGGTTTATCCTCGGTCAGGGTGACGGTGGCCTGATCCTTGCCCGTCTGGACCTGTGTCGAGGAGGGTACCGCACGGACGCCTCCCGGGAGGAAGCTGAACTCTGTGATCAGGTCGGGAAGGTTGGTGCCCGGGGGCTCCCGCATGAGCTCCTCGGCAATCTGGTGAAAGCTGGTCTGGAGCTTCGGATCGAGATTGAGCAGCGCCACGCCCGTATCGATATCTCTGCGTTCACAGGCTGCCACGTAGGCCTTTACGACCGCCTCGGGGTTCGTGCGATCGACCTCGGGCGCTGCGGGTGGCGGCTTGGGTGGATTCTGCTGGGCTCCACACAGGGAGACCGAGAGCGTCAGGGCCAGAAGCACGTACGTGAACCGGCTCATCTACGTCACCGCCTTTGTAGTGTTAGAGCAGACGGTACAGATCCGCGATCCCCTTGCCGGGGAGGCGGTCGAGGTCGGCAATCTCGAACTCATTGCCATCGACATCGGTCACCTGCATCTTGCCGCCGGGGAACTCGCGGATGTGGTCGCGGACGTCATTCACCACGAACTTGCGGCGGCCACGGGTAGTGTTCACGTCCCAGTAGAGCACCCCGTAGTCATCGTGCAGGGAGTAGACATAGGTGATCTGCGGCACGAAGTAGCGCTTGCGCAGCTCCTCCAGCAGAAGGCGTCGCATGGGCTTGGGCAGCTCGCGCAGATTGCGCAGCACCCCGATCTCGTCGCCCCCGGAGTCGCTGAGGGTAAGGTAGCCGAAGCGATGGGTGATCGGGAACAGACGCGCAGCGTAGAAGTGCGGATAGGAGCGGTCATCGACGATCTCCAGCCGCGCCTCACCCTTGGGCCCGCGGGAGATTCTCAGGCTGGCGGGATCGAGGATCTTGTCCTCGGGCATCGTGCCGGAGAGGTCCACGGCAGGCTTCTCCGGCTCCGGCTTCGGCTCTTCGACGGTGACCGTCTCCGTCGTCTCGGTCGTCTCCGTTGCGGCTTCCTCGGGCATGTTCCTTGCCACCTTTGGTCGGAAAGCCTGGCGCGGTCAGGTTAGCCGTCCACCACTTTGAACTTCGAGACCTCGGACTGCATCTTCACCAGCTTGGCGTACTCGCCGTCCTTGCTCATCAGCTCATCATGGGTACCGACCTCCGCGACCTCGCCGGTCTTGAGGACGAGCAGTCGGTCGGCATTGCGCAGAGTCGAGAGGCGGTGCGCGATGGCGAAGGTTGTGCGGGACTTGATGAGACGGGCGATGGCCTGCTGAATCTGGGACTCCGTCTCGGTGTCGACGGAGGCGGTCGCCTCGTCGAGGATCAGGATGCGCGGGTCGTGCAGGATCGCGCGGGCAATGGCGATGCGCTGACGCTCACCGCCGGACAGTCGCGCTCCACGCTCGCCCACCTCGGAGTCATATCCGCTCGGGAGCTTGCGGATGAAGTCGTGGGCGTTGGCGGCGCGCGCAGCCCGGATGATCTCCTCGCGGGTTGCATCGGGCTTGGCGTAGGCGATGTTGTCGGCGATCGTCCCGCTGAAGAGGAAGGACTCCTGGGGGACGATGCCGATCTGCTCGCGCAGATCGTGCAGGCGGATCTTGCGGATGTCGACGCCGTCGATGAGCAGCTCTCCCTCATCCACATCGTAGAAGTGGCAGATGAGGTTGATCAGGGTGCTCTTGCCCGCTCCGCTGTGGCCGACGAGTCCGATCATCTCGCCGGCCTTCACGTGCAGGTTCACGGTCTTGAGCACCGGGATGTGCTTCTCGTAGCCGAAGTCGACGGTCTTGAACTCGACCTCGCCCTTGATGTGCGGCAGATGGACGGCATCGGGATCGTCGTAATGCTCCGGCTCGCTGTCGATGACCTCGAAGATGCGCTCACCGGCGGTGAGGGCCTGCTGCAGCCAACTGTAGACGTGGCCGAAGAAGCGCAGCGGTCCGTAGAACATACCCAGATACAACTGGAAGGCGGTCAGGTCACCCAGGGTGCTCTGGCCCTCCAGGACCAGATGTCCCCCGACGAACCACACGAGCAGGGAGCCGATCACCATCGAGAAGTCTATGAAGGGGTAGAAGGTGACCCAGGTGCGCTCCGCATAGACCTGCTGGCTGAAGAGCGCGGCAGCGTCACGGTTGAAGCGGCTGACCTCTCGCGGCTCCTGAGCGAAGGCCTTCACGACACGAACGCCGGAGAGGGCCTCTCCAAGGGTTGCGCTGAGTTTGGACCAGCGGTGCCACATGCGGTGGTAGATGGTGCGAATGCGCTTGAAGAAGACGTAGGTCATCAGGGCGATGACCGGTGCCGGGATAAGCACAAACCACGCCAGCCGGGCGTCGTTGATGAACAGCATGGTGCCGATGCCCAGGACCATGAGGCTGTTGATGGTGAGCTCCGCGACGCCATCGACGGCGAAGTGCCACAGGTAGTCGGTGTCGCGGGTCATACGCGAGATGAGGCCGCCCACCTGCTTCTTGTCGAAGAAGCGAAGGGTGAGCGCCTGCATCTTCTCGTAGAGCTCGGCACGGATGTCGAAGGTGACCTTGCCCCCGAGCCAGACCATCATCCACCCTCTGACCATACCGACGATCATGGCGAGGACTCGCACACCGAGCATTGCGCCCACGATAGACAGAAGCCATTCAGCGTGCTTGTGGGGCGGCATGAGGACGTCGTTGACCAGGTGCTTCGATAGCTGCGGCGGCACAAGCATCGCTGCGGTGTCGATGACGGAGAGCAGGATCGCCGCGAACAAGTAGGGCCAGTAGCGGAGACCGTAGCCGGTGATGCGCCGGAGGACCTTGCGGCGATCGACGCACTTGGGGCACACGTCGCTCCAGTTGGGGAGGACACGTCCGCACTTCTCGCAGCGCTTGCGGTCGGCGCCGGCCCGTAGCTTCTCGAGGGAGATCGGCTTCTGGTCCTTGACGAGGTCCGTAAGGGCCTTGGCGGCCTTGGTGAACTCGGTGGCGAGGCTGTTGGTGTACTGGAGAAGCTCGACCCGGCGGCCCTCAGCGGTAGCCACCAGCAAGCCACTGCCGACCAGGGCCTCGGCTTTGACATCGGTAAGGGAGGAGAGCGGGACTCGGAGCAGGCCGTTCTGGAGGTGAAGCTCGGGCTCCTCCGGTGGAGAGCCGTCTCCCTCGCTCGTGGGATGGCCCTTCGGCGAGGGATCGGTCACAAACAGCGCCTTGTCGGTGACCACGAAGACGCGCTCACCGTAGGCGCCGTCAGCGGCGATGTCGGTGGAGAGGCTGAAGGCGACTTTCTCGCCGTCTGAGAGGTACTGCGCCAGACGACCTTCCACCTCGTGCGGCGGGCGTTCCTCGAAAGGCATCGTCGTCACTACCTTTGCTCTGATTCGGCGACGTCGAGGACAGCATAGATCCGCGCGTAGTTGCCACCACTAAGGAGGGTGCGCCCCGGTAGCACACTCTCAGGGGAGAAGCGAACTGCCGGTGAGATACCGACAAAAGGACAGTGTAGTCGGGACGGCTCAAGGTGATAAGGGCCCGGTGCAAACTAGCTCCGAGCGGCCTTCAGGGCCTCGGCGATCTCGGCCAGACGCTTCCCCAGGGCTCGGCAGATCGCGGCCTCGGTGGCATCGACGGGCGCGTCGCCCAGGGCGCCTGCCGTATGGCTGGGACCATAGGGCGTGCCCCCGGTGGTGGTGGTGTTCAACTCCGGTACCGAGAAGGGGACGCCGACGATGACAAAGCCCAGATGTGCGAGCGGCGGCCACATGGTGTAGCAGGTTACCTCCTGGCCTCCGTGGAGAGTGGCGGTCGAGGTGAAGGCTCCCGCAGGCTTGCCGACGCAGGCCCCACTGAGCCACAGCGAACCCATCATGTCGATGTAGTTCTTCATCTGGGCCGTCATGTTTCCGAAGCGCGTGGGCGAGCCGAAGATGGCGCCGTCGGCGGCTCCCAGATCGTCCACCGAGGCGAGGGGGTACTCGGCCATCAGGCGGTCATGGGTGGCCTTCCAGCGCTCATCGCGTGCGATCACCTCAGCCGGTGTGATCACATCACCGGTGAAGGCGAGGACGGGCTCGGAGCCGGCCTCGCGCACCCCGTCGGCTACCTCTTTGGCCATGGACTCCACATTGCCATACCGGCTGTAGAAGGGGATGTAGATGCGTGCCATACGATGCAACCTCCCTTGTGTGGTTCGAAGGGCGACCTGATAGTACGCCCGGCAACGGCTGGTTCCGGCTGCGCATCGGCTCAGTCCGTCCTGGCAGAGAGACGCAGCACCTTGCCCAGTTCCGCATCGGCCTCGCCAGCCTGGGGACTGCTCGGCCAGCGCGACTGGATCTGCCGGAGCCACTCAACAGCCTGGGGACGAGCCTCGGCGTGACCTGCGGCGATCCGTGAGGCTTCGAGAAGGGCACCCGGGATCAGCGGGCTCTCCGGGAACCTGCGGAACAGCTCGCCATACTCGTGCAAGGCCTCCTGCGGCGTGCCGAAACGGGCGAGGCCCTGAGCGAGAAGAAGGGCAGCATCGTCGGCAAGGGCCTCGTCGGGTCCCAGGGAGGAGATCATCTGCAGGCTTCGCCTCGCCTTGTCCAGTTCGCCACGGTCGAGGGCCTGCAGAGCCTCCAGGTACTTCGCCTCTGAGGGCGACTCTCCTGTGAAGTCAAGGCGGATCATCAGCACCCGGCTGAGGGCGTCGTTGGCAAAGGGGCTGTCCGGTCGACTCTTGGCCAGGGCCTCGAACTGCTCGGCGGCCTTTACGCGGTTGCCCTGGCGGAAGGCGATTTCCGCCAGTTGAAAGGCAGCGTAGTCGGGCCCGGCCGGTCGCGGTAGTCTGGGCAGATCGCCGATCATGGGACGCATCCCCCAGGGAATCGGAGGAAGACTGGAGCCGACTCCCACCAGTCCTTCGGGAACCAGTATCGCCTCACGAGAACCGGACGAAGGGAGGAACGCCTGGTAGGCCGATATCGCCTCCTCGTAACGCCCGGTGACGAAAAGACAGTCGGCAAGACCCGAACGAGCCGCGAGACGGTCGGTGCTATCGGCGGCCCCGGCGAGGACCTGCCGGTACAGCTCCTCGGCGCCCGCAGCGTCACCGGCATAGAGCACGCGGATATCCGCCAGGGCCAGCCGGAGGATCAGTGTGGCCCTCGGTGACAGGGAGGACTCCAGCGCCTTCTGCAGGGCCGCCGACGCGGCACGCCAGTCGCCCTCGGGCAGCAGCCCGGCGGCCAGTTTCATTGCCACCAGCGCCTGGATATCAGCCGGCGCGTCCCTGCTCAGGGCAAGGTCATAGAGCTGCCGGGCAGCAGGCCAGTCACCCGCCTGGTCGAGATCGAGCGCGGTCTGCGTGAGGGCCAGGGAGCGCGCCGCGACGTCGCCAAGGCTCCCAAAGGTGGCGACGGCCTCGGCAAGGCGACCGTCACGCAGGTAAGCCACGGCCAGGGAAGACAGGGCGTCCTCGGGAAGCGACCCCGCTTTGCGTGCTGATTCAAGAGCTAGGAGCAGGTCCTTGCGCACGGTGTCGTCCGCAGCCAGAGCCTGCAGCCGGTGGCGGATGAAGTCACGGTTCGTCTCCGGGTCTCGCAGGGCGACCAAATACTCGGACACCGCGCGGTCGATGAACAACTGCGCCTCGTAGACCTGGGCCGTCTCGACAGCCAGGGCCTGCGGGTTCTTGGTGGTCTCGCGTGCTGCGCTGTAGACCGAGAGGGCATCGGCATAGTAGCCGCGGTTCGTCAGGTAGGCGCCGAGACTGCGGACGGTCGAAAGGTCTGCGGGGTCGTAGCCGGTGGAACGCTTCCAGGCCGCAAGAGCCTTCTCGCGCTCACCAGCGCCCGCGTAGGCATCACCCAGCTCGGCCTGAAGCCGTGTGTCCTCGGGCTGGAGGTCGCCGGCGCGTAGCAGGTATCGGACGGCCTCCGGCCACTGACGTGCCTGAAGGGCTGCGTGTCCTGCACCGGCAAGGATCTCGGCGTCTTCGGGTCGCAAGGCGGCCAGTCGGACCAGGGCGGAGAGCGCCTTCGCGGAGTCCTGATTGCGTGTGTAGAAGTCGGCCAGGCGACGGAAGGCTGCCGGAGGAGCAGCAGGCGCCTCGGTCGCCGCCTGAAGCTGCTTCTCGTAGCCCGGGAGTGTGCCGCGCAGGCGGTTGATCTCAAAGACGACCTGGAAGGCGCCGGCGTCTTCCGGGCGCAAGGCAAGGAGCGCTTCGGCACTGTCGACGGCCTCGGCGAGACGGCCCTTGGATTGGAGCTGCCCGGCAAGGCGAAGAAGGAGGAAAGGGTCGCCGCCGAGACGACTTGCCTCGGTCTGGGCGAGGCGCAGCGCCTGCTTGTAGTCGGCCTTCTCGACGGCGTCGTCGACCAGGATAGTGGTGGTCTGAGTCGCGTAGGGGCTGGTCGGATGAGACTTGAGCAGCCCGGCGGCGACCTCGCGGGCGGCGTCAAGATTGCCCATCTGCTGCAGCATGCGCAACTGCCCGACAAGGCCTTGCTCGACCTGGAAGGAGTTGGCTCCGGGCAAAGCGGCGAGGGTCCGGTAGGCCGAGAGGGCGCGGTCAAGATCGCCGGTGCGCTGACAGATACGAGCCAGTCGCTCCAGCGCAGAGGGATGCAGTGACGTCGGTGGGGTCAGGGCGACCAGCTTCTCAAGGGCCTGCAGCGCCGCACGCTGTTGGCCTCGCGCATCCAGTACGGACGCTTCTTCCCACCAGGCCTGCGCCCGCTCCGTGGTGGAGGTGGTGGCCTGGGCGGCCTCCTCGTAGGCGGAGACGGCTGTGGTGAGGTCGTCGGAAGCGACCGCCTGACGAGCCCGGCCCAGCGCTGAGAGGTAGGCCGGATCCTGGGCGGCAGCGGACACCGTCAGGCACAGCAGAAGCGAGAGGATCAGGAGAGCGGTCGGAGGGGAGACGGTATCAGGAACAGCGAGGCAGGGGCGAGGGTACCCCGGAACTGGGACAACCTCGCCCCGCCGGAATCTGCGGAGCGGAAGAGCCGGGCTACTCGAAGCGAAGCACGCCAAAGCGACTCGGGTCCTTCCCAACCCCGATTCCATCGTGGAAACGTAGCCACCCGTCGCGACCCTCGCCGTCGTCCTCGTTGACGATGAGCGCGAAGCCCGCAAGGTCTCCCTTGTGGGGAGTCGTCGCACCGAGCTCACTCCAAGGTATGGACGCCTCGTAGGTTGTGAGGTTCGCCTGGCGGTCGGTCTTGAGGCGGATGCCCGCCGCGGGGCCTTCCTTCGTGAGCCAGCGGTAGACCTCGTCGCCGGTGTCGGTGCGTGTCAGCCCGATCTCGGTGAAGGGCAGTGACTTGCCGTCCTGACGGGCCTGCCGGGCTCGAAGGCCGCCGTCGAAGGCAAGCTGGACATTGTCG from Armatimonadia bacterium encodes the following:
- a CDS encoding ABC transporter ATP-binding protein produces the protein MPFEERPPHEVEGRLAQYLSDGEKVAFSLSTDIAADGAYGERVFVVTDKALFVTDPSPKGHPTSEGDGSPPEEPELHLQNGLLRVPLSSLTDVKAEALVGSGLLVATAEGRRVELLQYTNSLATEFTKAAKALTDLVKDQKPISLEKLRAGADRKRCEKCGRVLPNWSDVCPKCVDRRKVLRRITGYGLRYWPYLFAAILLSVIDTAAMLVPPQLSKHLVNDVLMPPHKHAEWLLSIVGAMLGVRVLAMIVGMVRGWMMVWLGGKVTFDIRAELYEKMQALTLRFFDKKQVGGLISRMTRDTDYLWHFAVDGVAELTINSLMVLGIGTMLFINDARLAWFVLIPAPVIALMTYVFFKRIRTIYHRMWHRWSKLSATLGEALSGVRVVKAFAQEPREVSRFNRDAAALFSQQVYAERTWVTFYPFIDFSMVIGSLLVWFVGGHLVLEGQSTLGDLTAFQLYLGMFYGPLRFFGHVYSWLQQALTAGERIFEVIDSEPEHYDDPDAVHLPHIKGEVEFKTVDFGYEKHIPVLKTVNLHVKAGEMIGLVGHSGAGKSTLINLICHFYDVDEGELLIDGVDIRKIRLHDLREQIGIVPQESFLFSGTIADNIAYAKPDATREEIIRAARAANAHDFIRKLPSGYDSEVGERGARLSGGERQRIAIARAILHDPRILILDEATASVDTETESQIQQAIARLIKSRTTFAIAHRLSTLRNADRLLVLKTGEVAEVGTHDELMSKDGEYAKLVKMQSEVSKFKVVDG
- a CDS encoding dihydroxyacetone kinase subunit DhaK, with amino-acid sequence MKKLINDPEAFADEVLEGVLLAHPHHLKRAADTHRGLVRADAPIPGKVAIATGGGSGHIPVFLGYVGPGLLDGVSIGNVFSSPSVEAMVAVTKSINAGAGVLYLYGNYSGDTMNFDMAAEMCAMEDIEVLSV
- a CDS encoding FAD-dependent oxidoreductase, producing the protein MDPVVIIGAGPAGVAAAYELSRKGAEVVIVEADEAIGGLSRTLSYKGALFDVGPHRFFTKNKEILGLWSEALGPDFVDVDRLTRIFYRNQFFNYPIALGDTLKKVGPGQAASFGFSYLGQRVANVFSHGEPESFEDWVVGQFGRSLFNAFFKTYTEKVWGIPCSQIGAEWAGQRIKGLSLSEVVRNAIFKPKEKAKTLVEQFKFPRLGAGMMYERIAQMATECGAKVLLGTKATGIRHEKGRAVAVQVQRNGQTEDIACSYVLTSNPLTEVALNLQPAAPAEILEAARALRYRCHLSVNLLVEGDLFPDNWIYVHAREVVLCRVASYANFSDEMRTKEGLHPITVEYFQFPEDELYSNPSTEALVEFAKRELKQMGIVQPEQVRDGFVVRSRYAYPVLEIGYVPRLEQVKSYLGTLTNLQPIGRAGMFKYNNQDHSIATGLFGARKVLGQDLDVWAVNIDAEYHESGEAQ
- the wrbA gene encoding NAD(P)H:quinone oxidoreductase, with the protein product MARIYIPFYSRYGNVESMAKEVADGVREAGSEPVLAFTGDVITPAEVIARDERWKATHDRLMAEYPLASVDDLGAADGAIFGSPTRFGNMTAQMKNYIDMMGSLWLSGACVGKPAGAFTSTATLHGGQEVTCYTMWPPLAHLGFVIVGVPFSVPELNTTTTGGTPYGPSHTAGALGDAPVDATEAAICRALGKRLAEIAEALKAARS
- a CDS encoding tetratricopeptide repeat protein, coding for MSAAAQDPAYLSALGRARQAVASDDLTTAVSAYEEAAQATTSTTERAQAWWEEASVLDARGQQRAALQALEKLVALTPPTSLHPSALERLARICQRTGDLDRALSAYRTLAALPGANSFQVEQGLVGQLRMLQQMGNLDAAREVAAGLLKSHPTSPYATQTTTILVDDAVEKADYKQALRLAQTEASRLGGDPFLLLRLAGQLQSKGRLAEAVDSAEALLALRPEDAGAFQVVFEINRLRGTLPGYEKQLQAATEAPAAPPAAFRRLADFYTRNQDSAKALSALVRLAALRPEDAEILAGAGHAALQARQWPEAVRYLLRAGDLQPEDTRLQAELGDAYAGAGEREKALAAWKRSTGYDPADLSTVRSLGAYLTNRGYYADALSVYSAARETTKNPQALAVETAQVYEAQLFIDRAVSEYLVALRDPETNRDFIRHRLQALAADDTVRKDLLLALESARKAGSLPEDALSSLAVAYLRDGRLAEAVATFGSLGDVAARSLALTQTALDLDQAGDWPAARQLYDLALSRDAPADIQALVAMKLAAGLLPEGDWRAASAALQKALESSLSPRATLILRLALADIRVLYAGDAAGAEELYRQVLAGAADSTDRLAARSGLADCLFVTGRYEEAISAYQAFLPSSGSREAILVPEGLVGVGSSLPPIPWGMRPMIGDLPRLPRPAGPDYAAFQLAEIAFRQGNRVKAAEQFEALAKSRPDSPFANDALSRVLMIRLDFTGESPSEAKYLEALQALDRGELDKARRSLQMISSLGPDEALADDAALLLAQGLARFGTPQEALHEYGELFRRFPESPLIPGALLEASRIAAGHAEARPQAVEWLRQIQSRWPSSPQAGEADAELGKVLRLSARTD
- a CDS encoding DUF1854 domain-containing protein, whose protein sequence is MPEEAATETTETTETVTVEEPKPEPEKPAVDLSGTMPEDKILDPASLRISRGPKGEARLEIVDDRSYPHFYAARLFPITHRFGYLTLSDSGGDEIGVLRNLRELPKPMRRLLLEELRKRYFVPQITYVYSLHDDYGVLYWDVNTTRGRRKFVVNDVRDHIREFPGGKMQVTDVDGNEFEIADLDRLPGKGIADLYRLL